In the Streptomyces sp. NBC_00525 genome, one interval contains:
- a CDS encoding ABC transporter ATP-binding protein has product MTARLTARDITLRYGDRVVSTRLTLDIPDGAFTAVVGPNACGKSTLLSALVRLLKPHSGHVEFDGREVGAFGTKALAKHLGFLPQDPTAPEDIKVRQLVARGRFPHQSLLALWSDGDQEAVDGALAAAGVADLADRFVRELSGGQRQRVWMAMVLAQQTPYLLLDEPTSFLDITHQYQLLGLLARLRNEGRTVVAVLHDINQACRFADHLIAMKAGSVVAEGDPADIVDATLIKDVFDLPSVVVPDPVTGTPMVVPTLQGE; this is encoded by the coding sequence GTGACCGCACGCCTGACTGCGCGGGACATCACCCTGCGCTACGGAGACCGGGTCGTGTCCACGCGGCTCACCCTCGACATACCCGACGGCGCGTTCACCGCCGTCGTCGGCCCCAACGCCTGCGGGAAGTCCACCCTCCTCAGCGCGCTGGTCCGGCTGCTGAAACCGCACTCCGGACACGTCGAGTTCGACGGCCGCGAGGTCGGCGCCTTCGGCACCAAGGCGCTGGCCAAACACCTCGGCTTCCTGCCGCAGGACCCCACCGCGCCCGAGGACATCAAGGTCCGCCAGCTCGTGGCCCGCGGCCGCTTCCCGCACCAGTCGCTGCTGGCCCTGTGGTCGGACGGCGACCAGGAGGCCGTCGACGGGGCACTGGCCGCGGCCGGCGTCGCCGACCTCGCCGACCGGTTCGTACGGGAACTCTCCGGCGGCCAGCGGCAACGGGTCTGGATGGCCATGGTGCTCGCCCAGCAGACGCCCTACCTGCTGCTCGACGAACCCACCTCGTTCCTCGACATCACCCACCAGTACCAACTGCTCGGCCTGCTCGCCCGGCTGCGCAACGAGGGCCGCACCGTCGTCGCCGTACTGCACGACATCAACCAGGCCTGCCGCTTCGCCGACCACCTGATCGCCATGAAGGCCGGTTCCGTGGTCGCCGAGGGCGACCCCGCGGACATCGTGGACGCCACGCTGATCAAGGACGTGTTCGACCTGCCCAGCGTCGTCGTCCCGGACCCCGTGACCGGAACTCCGATGGTCGTCCCCACCCTGCAAGGAGAGTAA
- a CDS encoding amino acid adenylation domain-containing protein, translating into MTTASVSPDGLLPLTGAQLGIWNAQRIEPDSPYYVVGDVIEITGGEPVDTNALAHAVRATTEEAESLRLRVYDTPDGPRQAVCTDPVALPPVIDLSTEDDPAAAAREYVTAERARLAEATRGMTDRPLYARTVIRLSDHEVWYTQLGHHLVFDGYTAAMLARRTAAHYTARVRATEPPRANFGSFAALVAEDTAYRESDRAAEDRAYWVERFTPLPDLGTDDGPAAGGAPARTLTARAEIGPEETAALRAFAAAEGVAWGEALIACYAAFLHRMLGRTDVVFALPLMCRTGSTALRTPSMAVNVLPLRVTVRGGDRLGELSRRVAAAMREMRDHQRYRGEDLPRDLGVPGAGALLHGRGINLKAFDLTLDFAGAAGVMRNVAGGPPEDMGLSVLPTRDGGLLLGFEVDARAKDQAAVDALMSALRALLSGLTAGLPVARIALAADTAALLDRWSPPALPGTPADIPAAFDAMAAARPGDIALVCGAERLTAAELADRVHRVARALRARSIGAEDVVALALPRSADAVVALLAVLHAGAAFLPLDAAHPAERLRGLIDDTRPALVLTDGTVDGLPWKTLADEAAALSGAPLATAELSRPRHPDDLAYVIHTSGSTGRPKGVLGRAGGLAGLLHHQRATVVAETERAAGRRLRAAHTYSFAFDSAFEHLVWLLCGHELHIYDADTTRDADALLAAYARDGIDIVDTTPSMAAPLIDAGLFDLPPALLVLGGEATPPALWRRVAASGIPARNMYGPTEATVDSTTARVDDGEPVIGHPLAGTRVYVLDNALQPVPPGTAGELYLAGPHLARGYLGRPAATAERFVADPFGAPGDRMYRTGDLARWLPGRGLEYGGRGDGQVKIRGHRVETGEVEEALAALPGVTAAAARVLSSRLVGYIVSASLTGDQARTLLAERLPAPMVPAAVVVLNALPVTPNGKLDRAALPAPALPGGGREPGTDRERLLCAVLAEALDVERVSVDDDFFALGGDSITAITVSSRLRARGLGLRPKDLLDRRTFAALAASAELLEETTGPADEPAGPVPAPPIVRALLDPHPDVDTVAGYAQWTALYVDALTPQQLDRGVQTLLDHHDALRLRVADGLEVLPRGTVRAAVEETRGEEVDALARRLAGALDPRTGDLVRAALLRTPDGEPDRLVVVVHHLAMDGVSWRVLLPDLHTACAGGTPEPAGTSWRRHARVLAEQGAGGARRGELAHWRAALDSSPRLGARPLDPARDTAATARRTVTTASPEATEALLTTLPAAYRAGVDEVLLAALVLALRGWGLRDDAVTVSLEGHGREHLDLARTVGWFTSEFPVRVPASDDVRDVLRAAKEARRAVPDGGIGYGVLRHLDPETSPALAAVPPPDVLLNYLGRFAPQAAEGWRLPEHDAFSVTEPDAKALEQVLALNCFVHEGDAPRLAVEWTAAGEILGDGAVTALQDAWAAALDALAAHALHTDGGLTPSDLPLVDLDQDTIDALERTGRVSDVLPATPLQVGLSFHTLVRDETDTDVYVVQAVTTLSGELEPDRMERAARELLRRHPALRVHLATAGDEVIQVIPAGVALEWRRDDDFAEAARADLERPFDPAVPPLIRFLLSRVGPAEHKLVITNHHALLDGWSMPIVGRTLLAIYAELGGGPAAPVSPPLQEYFRWLAGRDREASLTAWREALAGVEDATRLAPATTSTGTERPGRETVELGREFSDRLRAFARDRGVTLTTVLQTAWGLLLGRLTGRRDVVFGCPVSGRPAEVDGVESMIGQLGTTVPVRVRYDAQRTVTDLMARVHAESVALADHHHVGLPGIQRAAGIGELFDTMLVMENFPLSSRTRTPLAPGLDLTGVDITDATHYALTVIVIPGDEITIGLGHQPRAFDRDTVRDYGRWLLNLLREITDDPDRPALVLPTLDAGERARVLRTGTEVVPVRQRGHWLAEFAHWVRRKPGAEALVCRDRSLTYDELDRQANRLAHALIARGVRPQDPVAVLIGRDVEMTVALFGVAKAGAVYVPMDAAYPRERLAYMFDDIAPAAVVTTGAELPVDRDLPVLRLDDPATLASVPDTDPAEARARLTDDALAYVIYTSGTTGRPKGVGVTHRGVPDLIALQEEVVGVTEHDRYLHFASTGFDVAFWQTMVPLLSGGTSVIAPEEVRVPGDELLDYIAEHRVTGVNLLPSFLAAMPDDRTVDPDVLFVVGAERLDPELAHRWGRGRRALFNAYGPTEVTINSTTWHYDPDDAGPLPIGRPDPNVRAYVLDGGLQPVGVGVTGELYLGGPSLARGYLGRPGRTAGTFVADPYGPPGTRMYRTGDLVRWRHDGQLVFLGRADHQIKVRGFRVELGEIETVLTGHPDVRACAVVLREGRLVGYVIPADDAGFDPAGLRAHLAERLPDHMVPTALVPLDRLPLSPSGKLDAAALPAPATGSAARREPATEAEELLLAVFRDVLGRDDIGPDDNFFDIGGDSIVSLQLVSRVRRQGLGLSPKDVFDGETVAGIAARARALVGEAAPAVGDAPLTPVMRDLLHRAGRAADGFCQWVEVCVPAGGDEDRLRTALDALLARHDVLRARLGAAHDVLRIPPVGEVTGADVLTRVPAGGDPRAAADAAIAAARAAMDPRTGPLLRAIHVDAGPDRPGRLVLLAHHLVADGVSWRILLDDLRHAHDGGALTRHGQSFLGWARTLRDADRRHELPHWRRMTATAPLTRPLDPARDTVDTAAHHEIRLGADATRALVTTLPAAHRTTPDAVLLTALARAVGDWRGTPELLVALESHGRPREVDLSQTVGWFTAIHPVRLAAADDVPAVRERLRAQGDGLGHGILTAAGLLDPVRPEIAWNYLGQYPGAPDTETPWQPAPDADPLGSDGSGPMPLPYSLMVNALVRDDMLGVRITWPAALFTGTEIEELAGQLEAALLRLADAPGTGALGDRPGAAVQPLAPLQEVMLRHSRTERPDPYTVQSVFSLAGPLDTDALRGAGDDLLARHPNLGAVFPASFAVVPAAPRPEFRVTDAPADEVLAADLAESFDLTRGPLYRITVIRRGPERADLVLTSHHALSDGWSAPRVLGELFALYTARTGNRAPELPAPVPFAAYLDWCAEHQPDLDAWAAELDGLPEGDYLGGGDSGPAWQEPEVITFDAALVDRLTRLAAGRGLTPNTLVQGAWAVLLARRSGLRDVCFGAMVSSRPPELDGVEEIIGLLANTVPVRARLDGTLAAALTDLQARQRELVEHHHVALADLERITGRRRLFDSMVVFENYPVDPERLREPAPGLTVLATRFRESTHHPATLTVMPDGDGWTGVLAHRAGTDVTGFADRLVELLRNLEHHLDADVRALLEDR; encoded by the coding sequence TTGACCACCGCGAGCGTGTCCCCGGACGGCCTTCTCCCCCTGACCGGCGCCCAACTCGGCATCTGGAACGCCCAGCGCATCGAACCCGACTCGCCCTACTACGTCGTCGGCGACGTCATCGAGATCACCGGCGGCGAACCGGTCGACACGAACGCCCTCGCCCACGCCGTCCGGGCCACCACCGAGGAGGCCGAAAGCCTCCGGCTCCGGGTGTACGACACCCCGGACGGACCGCGCCAGGCGGTCTGCACCGACCCCGTCGCCCTGCCCCCGGTCATCGACCTCAGCACCGAGGACGACCCCGCCGCCGCGGCCCGCGAGTACGTCACCGCCGAACGCGCCCGGCTCGCCGAGGCCACCCGCGGCATGACGGACCGCCCGCTGTACGCGCGTACCGTCATCAGGCTCTCCGACCACGAGGTCTGGTACACCCAGCTCGGCCACCACCTCGTCTTCGACGGCTACACCGCCGCCATGCTCGCCCGGCGCACCGCCGCCCACTACACCGCCCGCGTCCGCGCCACCGAGCCGCCCCGCGCCAACTTCGGCTCCTTCGCGGCGCTCGTCGCCGAGGACACCGCCTACCGGGAGAGCGACCGGGCCGCCGAGGACCGCGCCTACTGGGTCGAACGCTTCACCCCGCTGCCCGACCTCGGCACCGACGACGGCCCCGCCGCCGGCGGCGCCCCCGCCCGTACGCTCACCGCGCGCGCCGAGATCGGCCCCGAGGAGACCGCCGCCCTGCGCGCCTTCGCCGCCGCCGAGGGCGTCGCCTGGGGCGAGGCGCTGATCGCCTGCTACGCCGCCTTCCTGCACCGCATGCTGGGCCGCACCGACGTCGTCTTCGCCCTCCCGCTGATGTGCCGGACCGGCTCCACCGCCCTGCGCACCCCCTCCATGGCGGTCAACGTGCTGCCGCTGCGGGTGACCGTGCGCGGCGGCGACCGGCTCGGCGAGCTGAGCCGGCGGGTCGCCGCCGCCATGCGGGAGATGCGCGACCACCAGCGCTACCGGGGCGAGGACCTGCCCCGCGACCTCGGCGTGCCCGGCGCGGGCGCGCTGCTGCACGGACGCGGCATCAACCTCAAGGCGTTCGACCTGACCCTCGACTTCGCCGGCGCGGCCGGCGTCATGCGCAACGTCGCCGGCGGCCCGCCCGAGGACATGGGCCTCAGCGTGCTGCCGACCCGCGACGGCGGCCTCCTGCTCGGCTTCGAGGTCGACGCCCGCGCCAAGGACCAGGCCGCCGTGGACGCCCTGATGAGCGCCCTGCGCGCCCTGCTGTCCGGACTGACCGCCGGCCTGCCCGTCGCCCGGATCGCCCTCGCCGCCGACACCGCCGCACTGCTCGACCGGTGGAGCCCACCCGCCCTGCCCGGCACCCCCGCCGACATACCCGCCGCCTTCGACGCGATGGCCGCGGCCCGTCCCGGCGACATCGCCCTGGTCTGCGGCGCCGAACGGCTCACCGCCGCCGAACTCGCCGACCGCGTCCACCGCGTGGCCCGCGCCCTGCGCGCCCGCAGCATCGGCGCCGAGGACGTGGTGGCCCTCGCCCTGCCGCGCTCCGCCGACGCCGTCGTCGCCCTGCTCGCCGTCCTCCACGCGGGCGCCGCCTTCCTGCCGCTGGACGCCGCACACCCGGCCGAGCGGCTGCGCGGACTCATCGACGACACCCGCCCCGCCCTCGTCCTCACCGACGGCACCGTCGACGGACTGCCCTGGAAGACCCTCGCCGACGAGGCCGCCGCGCTCTCCGGCGCCCCGCTGGCCACCGCCGAACTCTCCCGCCCCCGCCACCCCGACGACCTCGCCTACGTCATCCACACCTCCGGCTCCACCGGCCGCCCCAAGGGCGTACTGGGCCGCGCGGGCGGCCTCGCCGGCCTGCTGCACCACCAGCGGGCCACCGTCGTCGCCGAGACCGAACGGGCCGCAGGACGCCGGCTGCGCGCCGCGCACACCTACTCCTTCGCCTTCGACTCCGCCTTCGAACACCTCGTCTGGCTGCTGTGCGGGCACGAACTCCACATCTACGACGCCGACACCACCCGCGACGCCGACGCCCTGCTCGCCGCGTACGCCCGCGACGGCATCGACATCGTGGACACCACCCCCTCGATGGCGGCCCCGCTCATCGACGCCGGCCTGTTCGACCTGCCGCCCGCCCTGCTCGTCCTCGGCGGCGAGGCCACCCCGCCCGCCCTGTGGCGCCGCGTCGCCGCCTCCGGCATCCCCGCACGCAACATGTACGGGCCGACCGAAGCCACCGTGGACAGCACCACCGCCCGCGTCGACGACGGCGAACCCGTCATCGGGCACCCCCTCGCCGGAACCCGGGTCTACGTCCTGGACAACGCCCTGCAGCCCGTCCCGCCCGGCACCGCCGGCGAACTGTACCTGGCCGGCCCCCACCTGGCCCGCGGCTACCTCGGCCGCCCCGCCGCCACCGCCGAACGCTTCGTCGCCGACCCGTTCGGCGCCCCCGGCGACCGGATGTACCGCACCGGAGACCTGGCCCGCTGGCTGCCCGGCCGCGGCCTGGAGTACGGCGGCCGGGGCGACGGACAGGTCAAGATCCGCGGCCACCGGGTGGAGACCGGCGAGGTCGAGGAGGCGCTCGCCGCCCTGCCCGGCGTCACCGCCGCCGCCGCACGCGTCCTCTCCTCCCGGCTCGTCGGCTACATCGTGTCCGCCTCCCTCACCGGCGACCAGGCCCGCACCCTGCTCGCCGAGCGGCTGCCCGCCCCCATGGTGCCCGCCGCCGTCGTCGTACTGAACGCCCTGCCCGTCACCCCCAACGGCAAGCTCGACCGCGCCGCCCTGCCCGCCCCCGCCCTGCCCGGCGGCGGCCGGGAGCCCGGCACCGACCGCGAACGGCTGCTGTGCGCCGTCCTCGCCGAAGCGCTCGACGTCGAACGGGTGAGCGTGGACGACGACTTCTTCGCCCTCGGCGGGGACAGCATCACCGCCATCACCGTCAGCAGCAGACTGCGCGCCCGCGGCCTCGGCCTGCGCCCCAAGGACCTGCTGGACCGCCGCACCTTCGCCGCGCTCGCCGCATCGGCCGAACTCCTCGAAGAGACGACGGGCCCCGCCGACGAGCCGGCCGGCCCCGTACCGGCCCCGCCCATCGTGCGCGCCCTGCTCGACCCGCACCCGGACGTCGACACCGTCGCCGGATACGCCCAGTGGACCGCCCTGTACGTGGACGCCCTCACCCCGCAGCAGCTGGACCGGGGCGTGCAGACCCTCCTCGACCACCACGACGCCCTGCGGCTGCGCGTCGCCGACGGCCTGGAGGTGCTGCCGCGCGGCACGGTCCGCGCCGCCGTCGAGGAGACCCGCGGCGAAGAGGTGGACGCCCTTGCCCGGCGGCTGGCCGGAGCGCTCGACCCGCGCACCGGCGACCTGGTGCGCGCCGCCCTGCTCCGCACCCCCGACGGCGAACCGGACCGGCTGGTCGTCGTCGTGCACCACCTCGCCATGGACGGCGTCTCCTGGCGCGTCCTGCTCCCCGACCTCCACACCGCCTGCGCCGGCGGCACCCCCGAACCCGCCGGCACGTCCTGGCGCCGGCACGCCCGGGTCCTCGCCGAACAGGGCGCGGGCGGCGCCCGGCGCGGCGAACTCGCCCACTGGCGCGCCGCGCTGGACTCCTCGCCCCGGCTCGGCGCCCGCCCCCTCGACCCCGCACGCGACACCGCGGCCACCGCCCGGCGCACCGTCACCACCGCCTCGCCCGAGGCCACCGAGGCCCTCCTCACCACCCTGCCCGCCGCCTACCGGGCCGGCGTGGACGAGGTGCTGCTCGCCGCCCTCGTCCTCGCCCTGCGCGGCTGGGGCCTGCGCGACGACGCCGTCACCGTCTCGCTGGAGGGCCACGGCCGCGAACACCTCGACCTGGCCCGCACGGTCGGCTGGTTCACCAGCGAGTTCCCCGTACGCGTCCCCGCGTCCGACGACGTCCGCGACGTCCTGCGCGCCGCCAAGGAGGCCCGCCGCGCCGTCCCGGACGGCGGCATCGGCTACGGGGTGCTGCGCCACCTCGACCCGGAGACGAGCCCCGCACTCGCGGCGGTCCCGCCGCCGGACGTCCTGCTCAACTACCTGGGCCGGTTCGCCCCGCAGGCCGCCGAGGGCTGGCGGCTGCCCGAGCACGACGCCTTCTCGGTGACCGAACCGGACGCCAAGGCCCTGGAACAGGTGCTCGCCCTCAACTGCTTCGTCCACGAGGGCGACGCACCCCGCCTCGCCGTCGAGTGGACCGCCGCCGGCGAGATCCTCGGTGACGGCGCCGTCACCGCCCTCCAGGACGCCTGGGCCGCCGCACTGGACGCCCTGGCCGCGCACGCCCTGCACACCGACGGCGGACTCACCCCCAGTGACCTGCCGCTGGTGGACCTCGACCAGGACACCATCGACGCCCTGGAACGCACCGGCCGCGTCAGCGACGTACTGCCCGCCACCCCGCTCCAGGTCGGACTCTCCTTCCACACCCTGGTACGGGACGAGACGGACACCGACGTCTACGTCGTCCAGGCCGTCACCACCCTGTCCGGCGAACTGGAACCCGACCGGATGGAACGCGCCGCCCGCGAACTGCTGCGCCGCCACCCCGCCCTGCGCGTCCACCTCGCCACCGCCGGCGACGAGGTGATCCAGGTGATACCCGCCGGCGTCGCCCTGGAATGGCGGCGCGACGACGACTTCGCCGAGGCCGCCCGCGCCGACCTGGAACGCCCCTTCGACCCGGCCGTGCCCCCGCTCATCCGCTTCCTGCTCTCCCGCGTCGGACCCGCCGAGCACAAGCTCGTCATCACCAACCACCACGCCCTGCTCGACGGCTGGTCCATGCCCATCGTCGGCCGCACCCTCCTCGCGATCTACGCCGAACTCGGCGGCGGCCCCGCAGCACCCGTCTCCCCGCCCCTCCAGGAGTACTTCCGCTGGCTGGCCGGCCGGGACCGGGAGGCCTCGCTCACCGCCTGGCGCGAGGCGCTCGCCGGCGTCGAGGACGCCACCCGGCTGGCACCCGCCACCACCTCCACCGGCACCGAACGGCCCGGCCGCGAAACCGTCGAGCTGGGCCGCGAGTTCAGCGACCGGCTGCGCGCCTTCGCCCGCGACCGGGGCGTCACCCTGACCACCGTCCTGCAGACCGCCTGGGGCCTGCTGCTCGGCCGGCTCACCGGCCGCCGCGACGTCGTGTTCGGCTGCCCGGTCTCCGGCCGGCCCGCCGAGGTCGACGGCGTCGAGTCGATGATCGGCCAGCTCGGCACCACCGTCCCGGTCCGCGTCCGGTACGACGCACAGCGCACCGTCACCGACCTCATGGCCCGGGTGCACGCCGAGAGCGTCGCCCTCGCCGACCACCACCACGTGGGCCTGCCCGGCATCCAGCGGGCGGCCGGCATCGGCGAACTCTTCGACACCATGCTCGTCATGGAGAACTTCCCGCTCTCCAGCCGCACCCGCACCCCGCTCGCCCCCGGCCTCGACCTCACCGGCGTGGACATCACCGACGCCACCCACTACGCCCTCACCGTCATCGTGATCCCCGGCGACGAGATCACCATCGGCCTCGGCCACCAGCCCCGCGCCTTCGACCGGGACACCGTCCGCGACTACGGACGCTGGCTCCTCAACCTGCTGCGCGAGATCACCGACGACCCGGACCGGCCCGCGCTCGTCCTGCCCACCCTCGACGCCGGCGAGCGGGCCCGCGTCCTGCGCACCGGCACCGAGGTCGTCCCCGTCCGGCAACGCGGCCACTGGCTGGCGGAGTTCGCCCACTGGGTCCGCCGCAAGCCCGGCGCCGAGGCACTGGTCTGCCGCGACCGCAGCCTCACCTACGACGAACTCGACCGGCAGGCCAACCGGCTCGCCCACGCGCTCATCGCCCGCGGCGTCCGGCCCCAGGACCCCGTCGCGGTCCTCATCGGCCGGGACGTCGAGATGACCGTCGCCCTGTTCGGCGTGGCCAAGGCCGGCGCGGTGTACGTGCCGATGGACGCGGCCTACCCGCGCGAACGGCTCGCGTACATGTTCGACGACATCGCGCCGGCGGCCGTGGTGACCACCGGCGCCGAACTGCCCGTCGACCGCGACCTGCCCGTCCTGCGCCTCGACGACCCGGCCACCCTGGCCTCCGTACCCGACACCGACCCGGCCGAGGCGCGCGCCCGGCTCACCGACGACGCCCTCGCGTACGTCATCTACACCTCCGGCACCACCGGCCGCCCCAAGGGCGTCGGCGTCACCCACCGGGGCGTGCCCGACCTCATCGCCCTCCAGGAGGAGGTCGTCGGCGTCACCGAGCACGACCGCTATCTGCACTTCGCCTCGACCGGCTTCGACGTGGCGTTCTGGCAGACCATGGTGCCGCTGCTGTCCGGCGGGACCTCCGTCATCGCCCCCGAGGAGGTCCGCGTCCCCGGCGACGAACTCCTCGACTACATCGCCGAGCACCGGGTCACCGGCGTGAACCTGCTGCCGTCGTTCCTGGCCGCCATGCCCGACGACCGCACCGTCGACCCCGACGTGCTCTTCGTCGTCGGCGCCGAACGCCTCGACCCGGAACTCGCCCACCGCTGGGGCCGGGGCCGAAGGGCGCTGTTCAACGCCTACGGCCCCACCGAGGTCACCATCAACTCCACCACCTGGCACTACGACCCGGACGACGCCGGACCGCTGCCCATCGGCCGCCCCGACCCCAACGTCCGCGCCTACGTCCTCGACGGCGGACTCCAGCCGGTCGGCGTCGGCGTCACCGGGGAGCTGTACCTCGGCGGCCCCAGCCTGGCCCGCGGCTACCTCGGCCGCCCCGGCCGCACCGCCGGCACCTTCGTCGCCGACCCCTACGGCCCGCCCGGCACCCGCATGTACCGCACCGGCGACCTGGTGCGCTGGCGCCACGACGGCCAGCTGGTCTTCCTCGGCCGCGCCGACCACCAGATCAAGGTGCGCGGCTTCCGCGTCGAACTGGGCGAGATCGAGACCGTCCTCACCGGCCACCCGGACGTCCGCGCCTGCGCCGTCGTCCTGCGCGAGGGCCGGCTCGTCGGCTACGTCATCCCGGCCGACGACGCCGGCTTCGACCCCGCCGGGCTGCGCGCCCACCTCGCCGAGCGGCTGCCCGACCACATGGTGCCCACCGCGCTCGTCCCCCTGGACCGCCTTCCGCTCAGCCCGAGCGGCAAGCTGGACGCCGCCGCGCTGCCCGCCCCCGCCACCGGCTCCGCCGCCCGGCGCGAACCCGCCACCGAGGCGGAGGAACTGCTGCTCGCCGTGTTCCGGGACGTCCTGGGCCGCGACGACATCGGCCCCGACGACAACTTCTTCGACATCGGCGGCGACAGCATCGTCTCCCTCCAACTGGTCTCCCGAGTACGCCGCCAGGGGCTCGGGCTGAGCCCGAAGGACGTGTTCGACGGCGAGACCGTCGCCGGAATCGCCGCCCGCGCCCGCGCCCTCGTCGGCGAGGCCGCCCCGGCCGTGGGCGACGCCCCGCTGACCCCGGTCATGCGCGACCTGCTGCACCGCGCGGGCCGGGCCGCCGACGGCTTCTGCCAGTGGGTCGAGGTCTGCGTACCGGCCGGCGGCGACGAGGACCGCCTGCGCACCGCGCTCGACGCCCTGCTGGCCCGGCACGACGTGCTGCGCGCCCGCCTCGGCGCCGCGCACGACGTCCTGCGCATCCCGCCGGTGGGCGAGGTCACCGGCGCCGACGTCCTGACCCGCGTCCCCGCGGGCGGCGACCCGCGCGCCGCCGCCGACGCCGCGATCGCGGCGGCACGCGCCGCGATGGACCCGCGCACCGGCCCCCTGCTGCGCGCGATCCACGTGGACGCCGGACCCGACCGGCCCGGCCGGCTCGTCCTGCTCGCCCACCACCTGGTGGCCGACGGGGTGTCCTGGCGCATCCTCCTGGACGACCTCCGGCACGCCCACGACGGGGGCGCACTCACCCGGCACGGCCAGTCCTTCCTCGGCTGGGCCCGCACCCTGCGCGACGCCGACCGGCGCCACGAACTCCCGCACTGGCGGCGGATGACGGCCACCGCGCCCCTCACCCGGCCGCTCGACCCCGCCCGCGACACCGTGGACACCGCCGCGCACCACGAGATCCGGCTCGGCGCGGACGCCACCCGCGCCCTGGTCACCACCCTCCCGGCCGCCCACCGCACCACCCCGGACGCCGTGCTGCTCACGGCCCTGGCGCGGGCGGTAGGCGACTGGCGCGGCACCCCGGAACTGCTGGTCGCCCTGGAGAGCCACGGCCGGCCCCGCGAGGTGGACCTCTCCCAGACCGTGGGCTGGTTCACCGCGATCCATCCCGTCCGGCTCGCCGCCGCCGACGACGTACCGGCCGTCCGCGAGCGGCTGCGCGCCCAGGGCGACGGCCTCGGCCACGGCATCCTCACCGCGGCCGGGCTCCTCGACCCGGTCCGGCCGGAGATCGCCTGGAACTACCTCGGCCAGTACCCCGGCGCCCCCGACACGGAGACGCCCTGGCAGCCGGCCCCGGACGCCGACCCGCTCGGCTCCGACGGCTCCGGCCCGATGCCCCTCCCGTACAGCCTGATGGTCAACGCCCTGGTCCGTGACGACATGCTCGGCGTGCGGATCACCTGGCCGGCCGCGCTGTTCACCGGCACGGAGATCGAGGAGCTGGCCGGGCAGCTGGAGGCCGCGCTGCTGCGGCTCGCCGACGCGCCCGGAACCGGCGCGCTCGGGGACCGGCCGGGCGCCGCCGTGCAGCCGCTCGCACCGCTCCAGGAGGTGATGCTGCGGCACTCGCGCACCGAGCGCCCCGACCCGTACACCGTGCAGTCGGTGTTCTCGCTCGCCGGCCCGCTCGACACCGACGCGCTGCGCGGCGCGGGCGACGACCTGCTGGCCCGGCACCCGAACCTGGGCGCGGTCTTCCCCGCCTCGTTCGCCGTCGTCCCCGCCGCGCCCCGGCCGGAGTTCCGCGTCACCGACGCCCCGGCCGACGAGGTGCTCGCCGCCGACCTGGCCGAATCCTTCGACCTCACCCGCGGCCCGCTCTACCGCATCACCGTGATCCGGCGCGGCCCCGAGCGCGCCGACCTCGTCCTGACCAGCCATCACGCCCTCTCCGACGGCTGGTCCGCGCCGCGCGTCCTCGGCGAGCTGTTCGCCCTCTACACCGCGCGCACCGGGAACCGCGCGCCCGAGCTGCCGGCCCCCGTCCCGTTCGCCGCCTACCTCGACTGGTGCGCGGAGCACCAACCGGACCTGGACGCCTGGGCGGCCGAACTCGACGGGCTGCCCGAGGGCGACTACCTGGGCGGCGGCGACAGCGGCCCGGCCTGGCAGGAGCCCGAGGTCATCACGTTCGACGCGGCGCTCGTGGACCGGCTGACCCGGCTCGCCGCCGGACGCGGCCTGACCCCGAACACCCTGGTCCAGGGCGCCTGGGCGGTGCTGCTCGCCCGGCGCTCGGGACTGCGGGACGTCTGCTTCGGCGCCATGGTCTCCAGCCGGCCCCCGGAGCTGGACGGCGTGGAGGAGATCATCGGCCTGCTGGCCAACACCGTGCCGGTGCGGGCCCGGCTCGACGGCACGCTGGCCGCCGCGCTCACCGACCTGCAGGCCCGCCAGCGCGAGCTGGTCGAGCACCACCACGTGGCCCTGGCCGACCTGGAGCGGATCACCGGCCGGCGCCGGCTGTTCGACAGCATGGTGGTGTTCGAGAACTACCCGGTCGACCCCGAGCGGCTGCGCGAACCCGCCCCCGGACTGACCGTGCTCGCCACCCGGTTCCGGGAGTCCACCCACCACCCCGCGACCCTGACCGTGATGCCGGACGGCGACGGCTGGACGGGCGTCCTCGCCCACCGGGCCGGCACGGACGTCACCGGATTCGCGGACCGGCTCGTCGAGCTGCTGCGGAACCTGGAGCACCACCTGGACGCGGACGTGCGCGCCCTCCTGGAGGACCGATGA